One genomic window of Coffea eugenioides isolate CCC68of chromosome 1, Ceug_1.0, whole genome shotgun sequence includes the following:
- the LOC113780408 gene encoding E3 ubiquitin-protein ligase PRT1 yields MEISDKVKKLLEDGLDDHDDSSEKISESFICCVCLELLYKPVVLACGHISCFWCVHKSMSGLRESHCPLCRQPYHHFPTICQMLHFLLFKMSPVAYQRREIQIREYEKEHDCFSPQFNGPVRVPQTEQELNHTDSSQRSEISSLDLSKDPSCSGNSKVMFNMEQPESRLIDQENLKMAVGDIEATSSIVDHGDKLHQGIANGTRQPISVDDTLCTLCNQFLYRPVVLNCGHAYCESCIVTQTNETVKCQKCESRHPGQTPKVCLEFDNFLKEQFPADYALRRSIIQLKQSCSQLESLSTCSSEPAKGNSDLLTSSGENAFSWWGDHKVHIGAGCDSCGMYPIIGDRYRCKDCMELIGYDLCGDCYNTCSKLPGRFNQQHTPEHKFEVMRPNSMRNIMLRLLRGQLGDGSAGPNAISDVSGNSESVVFALSDDAQETAESGFATPNETEEDQNNHQ; encoded by the exons GGAGCTTCTCTACAAGCCTGTTGTTCTGG CGTGTGGCCACATTTCCTGTTTCTGGTGTGTTCACAAGTCCATGAGTGGTCTACGCGAGTCTCATTGTCCTCTCTGCAGACAACCTTATCATCATTTTCCCACTATTTGCCAAATGCTGCACTTCTTACTCTTCAAGATGTCTCCTGTTGCATATCAGAGAAGGGAGATTCAAATCCGAG AATATGAAAAGGAACATGACTGCTTCTCACCACAGTTTAATGGTCCTGTACGCGTGCCACAAACtgaacaagaattaaatcacacaGATAGTTCTCAAAGATCTGAAATTTCTTCATTGGACTTGTCAAAAGATCCAAGTTGTAGCGGCAACAGCAAAGTTATGTTTAATATGGAGCAACCAGAATCACGATTAATTGATCAAGAAAATCTAAAAATGGCTGTGGGAGATATTGAAGCAACTAGTTCCATTGTTGACCACGGTGACAAACTGCACCAAGGGATTGCCAATGGAACCCGCCAACCAATTTCAGTTGATGACACACTGTGCACTTTGTGCAATCAATTCCTCTATCGTCCTGTTGTTCTTAATTGTGGCCATG CTTATTGTGAAAGTTGCATTGTTACCCAAACCAATGAGACAGTCAAGTGCCAAAAGTGTGAAAGCAGACATCCAGGACAAACTCCAAAAGTCTGTTTGGAATTTGATAATTTTCTCAAGGAACAATTTCCGGCGGACTATGCACTAAGAAGAAGTATTATTCAGCTTAAGCAGTCCTGTTCTCAGCTAGAAAGTCTAAGCACAT GTTCATCAGAACCTGCTAAAGGGAATTCTGACTTGTTAACTTCATCGGGGGAGAATGCATTCTCATGGTGGGGTGACCATAAAGTCCACATTGGAGCAGGTTGTGATTCCTGTGGG ATGTACCCAATAATTGGGGACAGATACAGATGCAAAGACTGCATGGAATTAATAGGATATGACCTATGTGGAGATTGTTATAATACCTGCTCGAAGCTTCCTGGTCGCTTTAATCAACAGCACACCCCAGAACACAAGTTTGAGGTCATGAGACCAAATTCTATGCGCAATATCATGTTGAGGCTGCTGAGGGGTCAGCTGGGAGATGGTTCTGCTGGTCCTAATGCTATCAGTGATGTATCGGGAAATTCAGAAAGTGTGGTTTTCGCCTTGTCTGATGATGCCCAGGAAACTGCAGAAAGCGGTTTTGCTACCCCTAATGAGACCGAAGAGGATCAGAATAACCACCAGTAG